The Bacillus sp. Marseille-Q1617 genome has a segment encoding these proteins:
- a CDS encoding DUF4365 domain-containing protein: MRKKLPKLNRARTIGVTSEELLMSVLGKYSNVIPIPTDKDLGIDMRCEVLNHYQPTGIHYNIQCKGTEDTHSKKEYFSIPIEITTINYWLQQREPTFLVVVDRINQYFYWAYPLYQIKERINALQSQQTVNIRVPKANIFTDEITMLPVNMYNIMYEYHYNILEKIVESLKLKLMDVGERENKGTLQQYISVSSSIEDLLKNINLIEDLNKNLLNKITQIIDEELGSYKESVVALDHIPEIRRYIKADFVMDDYGFIKDKTPNMVLTEVEVAWKRFLDNNYRNVDLVSLNKSAEVLYELNRNLAFFLREMLYEINPDEDHEYIIEKYSE; encoded by the coding sequence ATGAGAAAAAAGTTACCAAAACTGAATAGAGCAAGGACTATAGGAGTTACTTCAGAAGAATTACTAATGAGTGTCTTGGGTAAATATTCCAACGTAATACCTATACCTACTGATAAAGACTTAGGTATTGATATGCGATGTGAAGTATTAAACCATTATCAACCTACAGGGATTCATTATAACATTCAATGTAAAGGTACTGAAGATACTCATAGTAAAAAGGAATATTTCTCAATACCCATAGAAATTACCACAATAAATTATTGGTTGCAGCAAAGAGAACCAACATTTTTAGTGGTGGTAGATCGAATAAACCAGTACTTTTACTGGGCATACCCTTTATATCAAATAAAGGAGAGAATTAATGCGTTGCAATCTCAACAAACAGTAAATATACGAGTGCCAAAGGCAAATATATTTACCGATGAGATCACAATGCTTCCAGTAAATATGTATAATATTATGTATGAATATCACTATAATATCTTGGAAAAAATCGTAGAATCATTGAAATTAAAGTTAATGGACGTGGGAGAGAGGGAAAACAAAGGGACACTCCAACAATATATATCAGTTTCATCTTCAATAGAAGATTTATTAAAAAATATCAATTTAATTGAAGATTTGAATAAAAACCTATTAAATAAAATCACTCAAATCATTGATGAAGAATTAGGGAGTTATAAAGAGTCAGTTGTTGCTCTTGATCATATACCAGAAATTAGAAGGTATATTAAAGCTGATTTTGTTATGGATGATTATGGATTTATTAAAGATAAAACCCCGAATATGGTCCTAACAGAAGTCGAAGTTGCTTGGAAGAGATTTTTAGATAATAACTATAGAAACGTAGATTTGGTGTCACTTAATAAATCTGCAGAGGTACTTTACGAACTAAATAGAAATTTGGCTTTCTTTCTAAGAGAAATGCTTTATGAAATTAACCCAGACGAAGATCATGAATATATTATAGAAAAATACAGTGAATAA
- a CDS encoding Shedu anti-phage system protein SduA domain-containing protein, with protein sequence MKITTTSTSLDTAQGQDIILRETTTTRLLFRPMISNNAHNSDASVKGWFVYQRKRLNGNWEDYKELDNNQLRADEWIKLEIKSEEMLKLMTELDVYYKIHREYGIQLGVRTYSKTELQLEKITEMFREDSSLFDSLLEFDGNKSEILHKTIKWMGDTENSEEIVSRLLEIQEDELDHLNNVVGIANLKKLLAIWEGNSDNDNEEFWQRTFNENAWVLSQIFASPFLDFQQKAYVGGKTVENREGKIVDYIYQNDLSKEVALIEIKTPNTRLLSSEYRTGIFSVHSDLTGSVVQVLGYKEQITRDYAQLRYDYDRDFKVFNPQCVVIAGKLGDLSKNQLQSFELYRKEMKNVLVVTFDELFKKVQLLLDLLAE encoded by the coding sequence ATGAAAATAACAACCACTTCAACTTCTTTGGATACTGCACAAGGGCAAGATATTATATTGCGTGAAACAACCACTACTAGATTATTATTTAGGCCAATGATATCAAATAATGCGCACAATAGTGATGCCTCTGTAAAAGGTTGGTTTGTATATCAAAGGAAAAGGTTAAACGGTAATTGGGAAGATTATAAAGAACTTGATAACAATCAACTGAGGGCAGATGAATGGATTAAACTAGAGATTAAATCCGAAGAAATGCTCAAGTTAATGACTGAGTTAGACGTTTACTATAAGATTCATAGAGAGTATGGAATACAACTCGGAGTGAGAACTTACTCAAAAACTGAGTTGCAACTTGAAAAAATTACTGAGATGTTTAGAGAAGATAGCTCTTTATTTGATTCATTACTTGAATTTGATGGAAATAAAAGTGAAATATTACATAAAACTATAAAGTGGATGGGAGATACGGAAAACTCTGAAGAAATTGTATCAAGATTGCTTGAGATACAGGAAGACGAACTCGACCATTTAAATAATGTTGTTGGGATAGCAAATCTTAAAAAGTTATTAGCTATTTGGGAGGGAAATTCAGATAATGATAATGAGGAATTTTGGCAACGAACTTTTAATGAGAACGCATGGGTATTAAGTCAAATATTTGCTAGTCCTTTTTTAGACTTTCAGCAAAAGGCATATGTTGGGGGGAAGACAGTAGAAAATAGGGAAGGTAAAATTGTAGATTATATTTATCAAAATGATTTATCTAAAGAGGTTGCTTTAATTGAAATTAAGACTCCTAATACCAGACTCTTATCTAGTGAGTATAGAACTGGAATATTTTCTGTGCATAGTGATTTAACAGGATCAGTAGTTCAGGTGTTAGGGTATAAGGAACAAATTACGAGAGATTATGCTCAATTACGATATGATTACGATAGAGACTTTAAGGTTTTTAACCCTCAGTGTGTAGTGATAGCAGGGAAGTTAGGTGATTTAAGTAAGAATCAATTACAGTCCTTCGAATTGTATAGGAAAGAAATGAAGAATGTCTTGGTTGTTACCTTTGATGAATTATTTAAAAAAGTACAATTATTATTAGACCTGTTAGCTGAATAA
- a CDS encoding GntR family transcriptional regulator yields MKKKTQQHAYLQSYEYIRDQILNGELERGTKLIEEKLAEQLGVSRTPIRESIRKLEQEGLVKQKRVVNPTDMDLRHYFQVRILLEGFAARSAATYMNETDLNLLKECIDIGRNGTNEEIMEANKQFHDIIVNATNNPVMVDTIERMQSIIYLFRKTVVYHNRPFLIDEHQEIYDAIVAHNGDEAERLMKEHIQADLEFCLHVMRG; encoded by the coding sequence TTGAAGAAGAAAACACAGCAGCACGCTTATCTGCAATCCTATGAATATATACGTGACCAAATCTTGAACGGAGAACTCGAACGGGGCACAAAACTGATTGAGGAAAAACTTGCGGAACAGCTCGGAGTGAGCCGGACACCAATCCGAGAATCCATCCGGAAACTTGAACAGGAAGGGCTCGTGAAACAAAAGCGCGTCGTCAATCCGACCGACATGGACCTCCGCCACTACTTCCAGGTCCGTATCCTCCTCGAAGGATTCGCAGCCCGGTCGGCCGCTACCTATATGAACGAAACAGACCTTAACCTGCTGAAAGAATGCATCGACATCGGCCGGAACGGCACAAACGAAGAAATCATGGAAGCCAACAAACAATTTCACGACATCATCGTCAACGCCACCAACAATCCCGTCATGGTGGACACCATCGAACGCATGCAGTCGATCATCTACTTATTCAGGAAAACGGTCGTTTATCATAACCGGCCATTCCTGATTGATGAACATCAGGAGATTTATGATGCAATTGTTGCTCATAATGGAGATGAAGCTGAGAGGTTGATGAAGGAGCATATCCAGGCGGATTTGGAGTTTTGTTTGCATGTGATGCGGGGGTAA
- the garR gene encoding 2-hydroxy-3-oxopropionate reductase: MNMRLGFIGLGIMGKPMSLNLVKSGYDVTVFDINESAVEELVGSGARGAGSAKEVGEMSDIIFTMLPKGEHVESVALGESGVIYGANDGAIVVDMSSISPVQSKGIAEALAARGMEMLDAPVSGGEPKAIDGTLAIMVGGKEEVYEKVKPYFDVMGQDITLVGDIGCGTTAKLANQILVNVHIAAMSEALTLAAKAGIDIKKMYEAIRGGLAGSAVLDAKVPLILERNFVAGGRIDINAKDLTNVMDTAHSIGVPLPLSSQVLEMYHSLMADGKAADDHGGLIQHYEKLANFEVKGVSQ; this comes from the coding sequence ATAAATATGAGACTTGGATTTATTGGTCTTGGCATCATGGGAAAACCGATGTCACTGAATCTGGTTAAGAGTGGCTACGATGTGACCGTGTTTGATATTAATGAGTCAGCAGTGGAAGAGTTAGTGGGCTCAGGAGCACGGGGAGCCGGTTCTGCAAAAGAAGTAGGGGAGATGAGTGACATCATTTTCACGATGCTTCCTAAGGGTGAGCATGTGGAAAGTGTTGCCCTCGGTGAAAGCGGTGTCATATACGGTGCGAATGATGGAGCGATCGTCGTGGATATGAGCTCGATCTCTCCCGTACAATCGAAGGGAATTGCCGAAGCACTTGCAGCGAGGGGAATGGAAATGCTCGATGCCCCGGTGAGCGGCGGTGAGCCTAAGGCGATCGACGGAACGCTTGCCATCATGGTGGGAGGAAAAGAAGAAGTCTATGAAAAGGTGAAACCTTACTTCGATGTGATGGGTCAGGACATCACGCTCGTTGGGGACATTGGGTGTGGTACGACGGCGAAGCTTGCCAATCAGATCCTGGTGAATGTCCACATCGCCGCGATGTCAGAAGCACTGACGCTGGCGGCAAAAGCAGGAATCGATATCAAGAAGATGTACGAAGCAATCCGTGGAGGTTTGGCCGGAAGTGCGGTGCTTGATGCGAAGGTTCCGTTGATCTTAGAGCGGAACTTCGTCGCCGGCGGACGCATCGACATCAACGCGAAGGATTTGACCAATGTTATGGATACAGCCCACTCAATCGGAGTGCCGCTTCCGCTTTCCAGCCAGGTGCTCGAGATGTATCACTCTTTGATGGCTGACGGAAAAGCAGCCGATGATCACGGCGGACTCATCCAACACTACGAGAAGCTTGCAAATTTCGAAGTAAAGGGTGTCAGCCAGTGA
- a CDS encoding four-carbon acid sugar kinase family protein, producing the protein MKTRNVDEILSSYQSIDEGKVNELWEKVRPGFKHKIIVLDDDPTGVQTVHDVSVYTDWEEDTIELGFLEEGQMFFILTNSRAFTAKKTEQVHRDIAERTELISKKLGIPYLIISRGDSTLRGHYPLETDVLRRTMEAESGGRVDGEVILPFFKEGGRLTVENTHFVQQETELVPAGETEFAKDRTFGYKSSHLGEWVEEKTKGVFPKEGVTYIKLESIRSLDIDGITAQLLQVKDFGKVVVNAVEESDVRVFATALILAIGEGKRFIFRTAAAFTKVIGDISSRPMLTREELISEERENGGLVIVGSHVKKTTDQLNALKELSSLHFIEFDAHLVLDKEVFGKEIERVRNEAETKVAGGISTVIYTKRKRLDLGDGMEEQELQLSVEISNAVTSIVRDFSVRPNYLIAKGGITSSDVGTKGLCVKRATVAGQIAPGIPVWQTGEESTFPFLPYVIFPGNVGAVTTLRDVVSTLESK; encoded by the coding sequence ATGAAAACAAGGAATGTCGATGAAATCCTATCATCCTATCAGTCTATCGATGAAGGAAAAGTAAATGAGCTTTGGGAAAAAGTCAGACCTGGATTCAAGCATAAAATCATCGTCCTTGATGACGATCCTACTGGTGTCCAGACTGTCCACGACGTTTCGGTATACACCGATTGGGAGGAAGACACCATTGAACTTGGCTTCCTGGAAGAGGGGCAGATGTTCTTCATACTGACAAATTCGAGAGCCTTCACGGCAAAAAAAACCGAGCAGGTTCACCGGGATATTGCGGAAAGAACCGAGCTTATATCAAAAAAATTGGGTATTCCTTATCTAATTATCAGCCGCGGCGACTCGACGCTGAGAGGGCATTATCCGCTGGAGACGGATGTTTTAAGACGTACGATGGAAGCTGAAAGCGGCGGGCGAGTAGACGGAGAGGTCATCCTTCCGTTTTTCAAAGAAGGCGGCCGCCTGACGGTCGAGAACACTCACTTCGTTCAACAGGAAACCGAACTTGTACCTGCCGGGGAAACCGAATTCGCGAAGGACCGGACATTCGGCTACAAGTCGAGTCACTTAGGTGAATGGGTCGAAGAAAAGACAAAAGGCGTTTTTCCAAAAGAAGGCGTCACGTACATTAAACTCGAATCCATCCGAAGCCTGGATATTGACGGGATCACTGCACAGCTGCTTCAGGTGAAGGACTTCGGCAAGGTCGTCGTCAATGCGGTTGAAGAATCGGATGTCAGAGTATTTGCGACGGCACTGATCCTCGCCATCGGGGAAGGGAAACGATTCATCTTCCGGACGGCTGCTGCTTTTACCAAGGTAATCGGGGATATTTCTTCACGGCCAATGTTAACGAGGGAAGAGCTGATCAGTGAGGAAAGGGAGAACGGCGGCCTGGTCATTGTCGGCTCTCATGTTAAAAAGACGACCGATCAATTGAACGCGTTGAAGGAATTGTCCTCTCTGCATTTCATTGAGTTCGACGCCCACCTGGTCCTGGATAAAGAAGTGTTCGGGAAGGAAATCGAGCGGGTGCGGAATGAAGCGGAAACGAAGGTGGCCGGCGGGATCAGTACGGTCATTTATACGAAGAGAAAGCGCCTTGATCTCGGCGACGGGATGGAAGAGCAGGAGCTACAGCTGTCCGTCGAGATTTCAAATGCTGTGACGAGCATCGTCCGTGACTTCTCCGTAAGGCCGAACTACCTGATCGCTAAAGGAGGAATCACCTCTAGCGATGTCGGTACTAAAGGGTTATGTGTGAAACGGGCGACCGTCGCGGGTCAAATCGCGCCGGGGATCCCGGTCTGGCAGACAGGCGAAGAAAGCACGTTCCCATTCCTCCCGTACGTCATTTTTCCGGGAAATGTCGGAGCTGTCACAACGTTAAGAGATGTCGTCTCGACACTCGAAAGCAAGTAA
- a CDS encoding GntP family permease encodes MVTGNMLIVIFLLSLAALFFLILKLKVEPFLSLIGVAFATAVVIGMPLNEVAATVTQGFGNTLTGVGILIGLGVIFGQFLGASGAIEKIAAAVLKAFGVKKSPAGLALTGTAVSIPVFFDAAFVILSGLIKSLSKKTGISVISFVTALGVGLIVSHNMIAPTPGPLVVAENTGSDLGLFILYGILVAIPATLAGGYFYGLFIGKRMNHSGAVEEVAVSLEDAPKKEISTGLSFFMLALPIALILLNTISQLLFPETGLSSVLGFIGDKNIALFISVIVAIIMLRPYISVPNSRLYSEAINSAGIIILVTGAGGAFGAVINKSGIGDHLIATMQSWSIPVLLLAFIFSQILRASLGSATVALVTTSSIMGPLAVDLGVSPILLGLAICAGGIGLSLPNDSGFWVVNRFGKLTVPQTLKAWTLGGFIAGLTAITTVLILSLFSGILPGL; translated from the coding sequence ATGGTTACAGGAAATATGTTGATTGTGATTTTCTTACTGTCGTTAGCTGCACTTTTTTTCTTGATATTAAAATTGAAGGTTGAACCATTTTTATCACTGATCGGTGTTGCTTTTGCTACGGCCGTTGTGATCGGCATGCCGCTGAATGAAGTGGCAGCCACTGTGACCCAGGGGTTCGGGAACACATTGACAGGCGTCGGGATCCTGATCGGACTCGGTGTTATCTTTGGACAGTTCCTCGGCGCATCCGGTGCGATTGAAAAAATCGCTGCCGCTGTTTTAAAAGCATTTGGTGTAAAGAAATCACCGGCCGGTCTTGCCTTGACGGGTACGGCTGTTTCAATACCGGTATTCTTCGATGCCGCATTCGTCATCTTAAGCGGATTGATCAAAAGTTTATCAAAGAAAACAGGAATCTCAGTGATCTCTTTTGTAACGGCACTGGGTGTAGGATTGATCGTCTCCCACAACATGATCGCGCCGACTCCAGGACCGCTTGTCGTTGCGGAAAACACGGGATCGGATCTTGGGTTATTCATCCTTTACGGAATTCTTGTAGCCATTCCGGCAACACTTGCCGGCGGATATTTCTATGGATTATTCATCGGGAAGCGTATGAACCATTCGGGGGCCGTTGAGGAAGTTGCTGTGAGTCTTGAAGATGCACCGAAAAAAGAAATCAGCACTGGCCTGAGTTTCTTCATGCTGGCACTGCCAATTGCACTCATCCTGCTCAACACGATTTCGCAGCTGTTATTCCCGGAAACAGGACTTTCAAGTGTATTAGGTTTCATCGGTGATAAGAACATTGCCCTGTTCATAAGTGTCATCGTCGCGATCATCATGCTCAGACCATATATCTCTGTTCCGAACAGCAGATTGTATTCTGAAGCGATCAACTCAGCGGGGATCATCATCCTCGTGACTGGTGCCGGCGGAGCATTCGGGGCAGTCATAAATAAGAGCGGAATCGGTGATCACCTCATCGCGACGATGCAAAGCTGGAGCATCCCGGTTCTATTGCTTGCTTTCATTTTCTCGCAAATCCTGCGTGCGTCTCTCGGTTCGGCAACCGTTGCCCTTGTGACGACATCCAGCATCATGGGGCCGTTGGCAGTGGATCTTGGTGTCTCACCAATCTTACTCGGGCTTGCCATCTGTGCCGGCGGAATCGGTCTTTCCCTTCCGAATGACTCAGGCTTCTGGGTAGTGAACAGGTTCGGTAAATTGACTGTTCCACAGACGCTTAAAGCGTGGACACTTGGCGGATTTATAGCTGGGTTGACAGCGATTACGACGGTTTTGATTTTGAGTTTGTTCTCGGGGATTCTTCCTGGGTTGTAG
- a CDS encoding phosphoribosylanthranilate isomerase codes for MNNHKFDEFINIAKRLNEIDIIPLLMGSVGLEVLTGKSWDAQDLDIHVPGDKRGWEVPPELSLHHWADIMELMNSMGYSLIDLHEHEFSKEGLSVEFGIIDTLPDFAGVQLEDLEIHQKGDVKYYLLHPGQYLSVYEASSKDSYRADQNNHKDLGKIDFLKRMIEND; via the coding sequence ATGAATAATCACAAATTTGATGAATTTATTAACATTGCAAAGAGACTGAATGAAATTGACATTATCCCATTGTTGATGGGGTCGGTGGGCTTGGAAGTTTTGACAGGAAAGAGCTGGGATGCTCAAGATTTAGATATTCATGTACCGGGTGATAAACGCGGGTGGGAGGTGCCGCCGGAATTGTCTCTACATCATTGGGCAGATATCATGGAGCTCATGAATTCAATGGGGTACAGCCTGATTGATTTGCATGAACATGAATTTTCTAAAGAGGGGTTATCAGTGGAGTTTGGCATTATCGATACATTGCCAGATTTCGCAGGTGTACAATTAGAAGATTTGGAGATACACCAAAAGGGGGATGTGAAGTATTACTTACTGCATCCCGGGCAGTATTTATCTGTTTATGAGGCTTCATCTAAGGATAGCTACCGGGCAGATCAAAATAATCATAAAGATTTGGGAAAAATAGATTTTTTAAAAAGAATGATAGAAAACGACTGA
- a CDS encoding N-acetyltransferase — MRMIPYVAEYAEQTVKMWRDSKYEAIGQEEIHSFESHVYFLNHILPAEFQIEIVLVDEKVVGLVAYNESEVSQLYIHKDYQGMGIGKRLLEKAKVQSSGRLTLYTFEVNIKAQRFYEKNGFTIIGRGHENEENLPDILYEWKAEKK; from the coding sequence ATGAGGATGATTCCATATGTTGCGGAGTATGCTGAACAAACGGTCAAGATGTGGCGGGACAGCAAGTACGAGGCTATTGGTCAAGAAGAGATTCATAGCTTTGAAAGTCATGTATACTTTTTGAATCATATTTTACCTGCTGAATTTCAAATTGAGATAGTACTTGTGGATGAAAAAGTGGTTGGGTTGGTTGCATATAATGAATCAGAAGTGAGCCAGCTGTATATCCATAAGGATTATCAAGGCATGGGTATAGGAAAAAGGCTGCTTGAAAAAGCGAAAGTACAATCATCCGGACGGTTAACACTATACACATTTGAGGTCAATATAAAAGCCCAACGGTTTTATGAAAAGAATGGATTTACCATCATTGGCAGAGGGCATGAAAATGAAGAAAACTTGCCAGATATTCTTTATGAGTGGAAAGCTGAAAAAAAGTAA
- a CDS encoding PH domain-containing protein, with amino-acid sequence MAATTGILEWTLISECPIPDDVTALLVTGEEAVAAYKTFRDSAIFTNKRLIVRDSQGLTGKKVEMYSLPYSSITMWSTENAGSFLDVNAEVELWTKSGHIKVKLKKGIDVRKFDKLIAEALL; translated from the coding sequence ATGGCTGCAACTACGGGAATTCTAGAATGGACGCTGATATCGGAATGTCCGATACCAGACGATGTGACGGCTCTCCTAGTCACTGGGGAAGAAGCAGTGGCTGCGTATAAGACGTTTCGGGACAGCGCCATTTTTACAAATAAGAGATTGATTGTAAGAGATTCGCAGGGTCTGACGGGTAAGAAGGTGGAGATGTATTCCCTTCCGTATTCTTCTATTACTATGTGGTCGACGGAGAATGCCGGGAGCTTCCTTGATGTGAATGCAGAGGTTGAATTATGGACCAAATCCGGACATATCAAGGTGAAGCTTAAGAAGGGAATCGATGTCCGGAAGTTTGATAAGTTGATTGCGGAGGCACTCTTGTAG
- a CDS encoding NADH:flavin oxidoreductase, producing MTQEKLFSNTVVKNKSFKNRYVVAPMTRISAEQDGRANDTMKRYYERYAKGGFSAIISEGIYLDERYSQGYDDQPGLAREDHIQAWKPVVDAVHKHDSLMIAQLMHAGGQAQGNAYTNETISASDVPPKGEQLGFYGGSGPFKTPNAMTEHDIEQVKDAFVKSAVRAKQAGFDGVEIHGANGYLLDQFLTDYINHREDQYGGSKENRLRIYLEIIQNIREAVGSDYIVGIRISQIKVADPNHKWAEGEKEAEYIFSQLGQTSLDYIHVTDGDAASPAFGENTRTLAQAAKDFGNLPVIANGQLGDPDKAETLLKADHADLVSLGTSALANPDLPNKVEKGMELNAFDFEKILLPQAKIKDFELQMEIVQ from the coding sequence TTGACTCAGGAAAAGCTTTTTTCAAATACAGTAGTGAAAAATAAATCATTTAAGAACCGCTATGTCGTTGCTCCCATGACACGAATAAGTGCAGAACAAGATGGGCGTGCCAATGACACGATGAAAAGATATTACGAGCGTTATGCCAAAGGCGGCTTCAGTGCCATTATTTCTGAGGGGATCTATTTAGATGAACGTTACAGTCAGGGTTATGATGATCAACCTGGGCTTGCAAGGGAAGATCATATTCAGGCATGGAAACCTGTGGTAGATGCCGTCCATAAACATGACTCTCTGATGATTGCACAACTCATGCACGCTGGTGGACAGGCTCAAGGTAATGCGTACACGAATGAAACCATTTCCGCTTCAGATGTTCCTCCGAAGGGAGAACAATTAGGATTCTATGGTGGCTCTGGGCCATTCAAAACCCCTAATGCCATGACCGAACATGATATAGAACAAGTGAAAGACGCGTTTGTCAAAAGTGCCGTCCGTGCAAAACAAGCTGGATTCGATGGCGTTGAGATTCATGGAGCAAATGGATATTTACTGGACCAATTCTTAACTGACTATATAAATCATCGTGAAGACCAATACGGGGGCTCCAAAGAAAACAGATTGCGGATTTACCTTGAAATCATTCAAAATATCCGTGAAGCCGTAGGTTCAGATTACATTGTCGGGATTCGCATCTCACAAATTAAAGTTGCCGATCCAAATCACAAATGGGCTGAAGGGGAAAAAGAGGCAGAGTATATCTTCTCCCAACTTGGCCAGACTTCTTTAGACTATATTCATGTTACTGATGGAGATGCCGCGAGCCCTGCTTTCGGAGAGAATACACGAACGTTGGCTCAGGCTGCAAAAGATTTTGGAAATCTTCCTGTCATCGCCAATGGCCAGTTAGGCGACCCTGATAAGGCAGAAACATTATTGAAAGCTGATCATGCAGATTTAGTATCCCTGGGGACAAGTGCCTTAGCCAACCCAGACCTGCCTAATAAGGTGGAAAAAGGGATGGAACTGAACGCCTTTGACTTTGAAAAAATTCTTTTACCCCAAGCAAAAATAAAAGACTTCGAGTTACAAATGGAAATCGTCCAATAA
- a CDS encoding putative hydro-lyase, producing MLPSDLRKNIRSGDHTSHTSGVCQDFVQANLVVLPKEYAFDFLLFTMRNPKSCPIIEVLEAGQFESKYAKGSDIRTDIPFYHVYEHGQLVDKKHRIDDCWKDDFVSFLIGCSFTFESQLIKGGIPLRHIEENKNVAMYKTSIPTEKAGVFEGSTVVSMRPVPDDLVQKATDITSLFPEMHGSPLHIGNPGEIGIEDITQPDFGDFVGIKDGETPMFWACGVTPQAVALQAEIPYMITHAPGHMFVTDWKNEEYLNG from the coding sequence ATGTTACCGTCAGACCTAAGAAAGAACATCCGGAGCGGAGACCACACCAGCCATACATCCGGCGTCTGCCAAGATTTTGTACAGGCCAATTTGGTGGTTCTACCCAAGGAATACGCCTTCGATTTCCTGCTGTTCACCATGCGTAATCCAAAATCATGCCCGATCATCGAGGTTCTCGAAGCGGGCCAATTCGAATCAAAGTATGCGAAAGGTTCCGACATCCGGACCGATATCCCCTTCTATCACGTGTACGAGCATGGACAATTGGTGGACAAGAAGCACCGGATCGATGACTGCTGGAAAGATGATTTCGTCAGCTTTCTAATCGGCTGCAGCTTCACCTTTGAAAGCCAGCTGATCAAAGGCGGCATCCCATTGCGTCATATCGAGGAAAATAAGAATGTGGCGATGTACAAGACGTCCATTCCGACTGAAAAAGCCGGTGTCTTTGAAGGATCGACGGTCGTGTCGATGAGGCCTGTTCCCGATGACCTGGTACAAAAAGCCACGGACATCACCTCCTTATTCCCTGAAATGCACGGGTCCCCGCTCCACATAGGAAATCCGGGGGAAATAGGCATCGAAGATATCACCCAGCCCGACTTTGGTGATTTTGTGGGAATCAAGGACGGGGAGACCCCCATGTTCTGGGCATGCGGCGTCACCCCTCAGGCCGTCGCGCTTCAGGCTGAAATCCCCTATATGATCACGCACGCCCCGGGCCATATGTTCGTGACGGATTGGAAGAATGAAGAGTATTTGAATGGATAA